One window from the genome of Pelobates fuscus isolate aPelFus1 chromosome 13, aPelFus1.pri, whole genome shotgun sequence encodes:
- the PLEKHG3 gene encoding pleckstrin homology domain-containing family G member 3, with translation MFSTAYEQTLEMEGDICDDERLCSRPQSVGSNEWCSEEDTTRGTCLKPSGDEEQHSSLEYPDPKHDEESPRLSVASSSSNEKLSSSASLCTEFYDSDRPVSVISTASSGSYREGRDIYETIGVRSQKDEPVGNGLTSQDMELVSSAAGSLQATYREMQSGLKGVHTPNHNNVNRRGRLGSRSLSPFGTKVNVITHKLSYVERVVQEIIDTERMYVQDLRSIVEDYLGGIIDKQELPMKPEQVSALFGNIEDIYQLNSELLQELESCRDDPVAVACCFVEKSDDFDIYTQYCTNYPNSVATLTECMRNKVLAKFFREKQEMLNQSLPLGSYLLKPVQRILKYHLLLQEISKHYDANAEGNEAIQEAIETMTGVAWYINDMKRKHEHAVRLQEIQSLLLNWKGLDLTTYGELVLEGTFRVQRARSERTFFLFDKALFITKKRGDHFVYKTYIPCSSLMLIESTRDSLCFSVTHYKNSKQQHNVQAKTVEEKRLWTHHIKKLILENHHAAIPQKAKEAILEMDAMYPGQYRYSPERLKKTISTVDPPVTHRSGRRQSEPPKHILKQLSEKVGLKHAGSDGALLDFGDILQPNIGKLPTKIEPPQAEGNEEEQTNTQLSRNSGADLSASEEELEEEEEELHLGYDDQNREPGSQESQKGFKRQNSQSSGNAEKRRSVEVSAIHQEDVHEMEKENPETDEPYSAVVATSNDIILTAPLEVVEVNHREEEKENHPDEHNPVDNGDTENAEDLKTFSSEEEEEETTAHESTSILPPSVLDQASIIAERFINSRRSSLALDDGRIIGYLTPRLTSRSSSVLSLDSADKMVCQNGSSDLLDSALPDILPESSTSITELMLNKVNSSSIENVFDERERSIYEREKSTCKRRESILSFQDKQLLDKIKTYYDNAENQDAAFSIKRRESLTYIPTGLVRNSVFKINSLPRLDASQASLVRPRLNSSSSSVSNGNSRPTSWSEIPSSAKGVQPSSRNPQQPVISKNGIPEPSIPVSDEEFKSSEEMIKIWEEIEKDNEWKDMNTVRTVNEVTTSSEDKQPTTQDIRMDSHEPLMIVEDSDLSTITEESTVHTPESTSPNQFTTPTNGFNDQDFKTPIKLHPQILHLANCMDGDMTEKLKNKVYQLARQYSQRIKTNKPVPHRRLKEIEDDLRRASLPSVQEEKTEEKGKLKPMLSLPTYDHIILQELSPTSPTSASFREKPPKRLTFSTSVDNQGITSPVRSDPRSPLSPVKTEKFHWPDVRELRSRYTKTTGSGKNGSVNRSHSVPEKMMGHNVDDALDTQNKECITHSYSMNIKSSDCKPKEAGSTTKPLAHVEHSPLSPNFKGKTETLEDTRHFGQDVDSCYYVSAEAPLENNKKVIVFEKLPVAKDSSSHDLESDDTYVHIRSPTTREKISLKAVVERCKAYQESEEYRSREESYKSDESVELTLDLSNGENKQEQTSEHKRVKSLREKFQTLNSCKHSELDQNS, from the exons AATCTCCGAGACTGTCTGTCGCTTCTTCCAGCAGCAATGAAAAATTATCCAGCTCTGCGTCACTCTGCACAGAGTTTTATGACTCCGACCGGCCCGTGAGTGTCATCTCGACGGCGTCATCTGGCTCCTACCGTGAAGGCCGTGACATATATGAGACCATAGGTGTCAGATCGCAGAAGGACGAACCAGTGGGAAACGGATTAACAAGTCAGGATATGGAGCTGGTGTCATCTGCTGCAGGCAGCCTGCAAGCCACGTATCGGGAAATGCAAAGCGGACTAAAAGGTGTCCACACTCCAAACCATAACAATGTCAATAGACGTGGCCGTCTGGGATCTAGGTCCCTCTCACCTTTTGGAACCAAGGTCAATGTGATCACTCACAAACTGAGCTACGTGGAACGAGTAGTGCAGGAGATCATAGATACAGAGAGGATGTATGTCCAAGACTTGCGAAGCATTGTGGAG gattatcTGGGAGGCATTATCGACAAACAGGAGCTTCCAATGAAGCCCGAGCAAGTCTCTGCTCTGTTTGGAAATATTGAAGATATCTATCAGTTGAACAG TGAACTTCTCCAGGAGCTCGAGAGCTGCAGGGATGACCCGGTGGCTGTGGCCTGTTGCTTTGTTGAAAAG AGTGATGACtttgatatttacacacagtactgTACAAACTATCCCAA TTCCGTGGCCACCCTGACAGAGTGCATGAGGAACAAAGTCTTGGCCAAATTTTTCCGTGAGAAGCAGGAGATGCTTAACCAGTCTCTTCCGTTGGGATCCTACCTCTTGAAGCCAGTACAGAGAATACTAAAATATCACCTTCTGCTTCAG GAAATATCCAAGCATTATGATGCAAACGCTGAAGGGAACGAAGCGATACAAGAGGCGATTGAAACAATGACCGGAGTTGCTTGGTACATCAATGACATGAAGAGAAAGCATGAACATGCTGTGAGGCTGCAG gagATACAGTCTTTGTTACTTAATTGGAAAGGCCTGGACCTGACAACTTATGGAGAATTGGTTCTCGAAGGAACATTCAGGGTTCAGCGTGCCCGTAGCGAAAGAACATTCTTTCTCTTTGACAAGGCACTATTTATCACAAAAAAACGTGGAGATCACTTTGTCTACAAAACCTATATTCCG TGTTCAAGCCTGATGCTGATTGAGAGTACCAGAGATTCGTTATGCTTCAGTGTTACCCATTACAAGAATAGTAAACAACAGCATAATGTCCAG gccaagACAGTCGAAGAAAAACGTCTCTGGACCCATCACATCAAGAAGCTTATTTTAGAGAATCACCATGCTGCTATTCCACAAAAG gcCAAAGAAGCAATTCTAGAGATGGATGCCATGT ATCCCGGACAGTACAGGTACAGCCCTGAAAGATTGAAGAAGACAATATCTACAGTAGACCCTCCTGTCACTCATCGTTCAGGGAGGAGACAGTCTG aacctcCAAAACATATTCTTAAACAGCTCAGTGAGAAAG TTGGATTAAAG CATGCAGGCAGTGACGGAGCACTACTCGACTTTGGGGACATCCTTCAGCCTAATATCGGCAAACTGCCAACCAAAATTGAGCCACCTCAGGCTGAGGGAAATGAGGAGGAGCAAACCAATACACAGCTGAGTAGAAACTCAGGGGCAGACCTCAGTGCCTCTgaggaggagctggaggaggaggaggaggagttaCATTTGGGATATGATGACCAG AATAGGGAACCTGGGTCACAAGAATCCCAGAAAGGATTCAAAAGGCAAAACAGCCAGTCTTCAGGAAATGCAGAGAAGAGGCGCAGTGTGGAAGTGTCTGCTATTCATCAGGAG gATGTGCATGAAATGGAAAAAGAGAATCCTGAAACAGACGAGCCGTACAGTGCAGTTGTGGCCACTTCTAATGATATAATATTGACTGCGCCGTTAGAAGTTGTCGAGGTTAAtcacagagaggaggagaaggagaaccATCCAGATGAACATAACCCAGTCGACAATGGAGACACTGAGAATGCGGAAGATTTAAAGACTTTCAGCAGtgaggaggaagaagaggagaCAACAGCCCATGAATCCACCAGTATCCTTCCTCCTTCTGTGCTTGACCAAGCTAGCATTATTGCCGAGAGATTCATAAATAGCAGAAGGAGTAGTCTGGCTTTGGATGATGGAAGAATCATTGGTTATTTAACCCCCAGGTTAACAAGCCGTAGCAGCAGCGTATTAAGCCTGGATAGTGCAGATAAAATGGTCTGTCAGAATGGGTCCTCTGATCTCCTGGACTCTGCACTACCAGATATTCTACCTGAATCTAGCACATCCATCACAGAGCTCATGCTGAATAAGGTGAATTCTTCCAGCATAGAAAACGTGTTTGATGAGCGAGAGCGATCCATCTATGAGAGAGAGAAGTCCACCTGTAAGAGGAGGGAATCCATTCTCTCCTTCCAAGACAAACAACTACTTGACAAAATTAAAACTTATTATGACAACGCAGAGAATCAAGATGCTGCATTTAGCATCAAGCGCAGAGAGAGCCTCACCTACATCCCCACTGGACTTGTCAGAAACTCAGTTTTTAAAATTAATAGCCTGCCAAGGCTTGATGCTAGCCAGGCTTCTTTGGTAAGACCAAGACTGAATAGTTCCTCAAGTAGTGTCAGCAATGGCAACAGTAGACCTACTTCTTGGTCAGAGATTCCTAGTTCGGCTAAAGGAGTGCAACCTAGTTCTCGAAATCCACAACAACCGGTGATCTCAAAGAATGGGATCCCAGAACCATCAATACCCGTATCCGATGAAGAGTTCAAATCATCTGAAGAGATGATTAAGATTTGGGAGGAAATTGAAAAAGACAATGAATGGAAAGACAtgaatacagttagaacagtAAATGAAGTAACAACAAGCAGTGAAGACAAACAACCAACAACCCAAGATATTAGGATGGATTCTCACGAGCCACTAATGATCGTGGAAGACAGTGACCTTAGCACCATAACAGAAGAATCCACTGTCCACACGCCTGAAAGCACCTCCCCTAATCAGTTTACAACTCCTACAAACGGATTTAATGATCAGGACTTTAAAACGCCCATTAAGCTTCACCCACAGATATTGCATCTTGCAAACTGTATGGATGGAGATATGACTGAGAAGCTTAAGAATAAGGTGTACCAGTTAGCAAGGCAATACAGCCAGAGGATCAAAACCAATAAGCCTGTCCCTCACAGGCGTTTGAAAGAAATAGAAGATGACCTCAGAAGGGCCAGCCTTCCGTCTGTTCAAGAGGAAAAAACAGAGGAGAAAG gtaaactAAAGCCTATGTTGTCCCTTCCAACCTATGATCACATTATACTTCAAGAACTCAGCCCTACAAGTCCAACGTCTGCCTCATTCAGAGAAAAACCTCCCAAACGCCTCACCTTCTCCACTTCTGTTGATAACCAGGGAATTACTTCTCCAGTAAGATCTGATCCCAGAAGTCCTCTGAGTCCAGTCAAGACGGAGAAATTCCACTGGCCCGATGTCCGAGAACTGAGATCCAGGTACACAAAGACAACTGGTAGTGGTAAAAATGGTTCAGTTAACAGAAGTCATTCTGTGCCGGAGAAAATGATGGGACACAATGTGGATGATGCATTGGACACCCAAAACAAAGAATGTATCACCCACTCCTACAGTATGAACATAAAAAGCTCCGACTGTAAACCTAAAGAAGCAGGTTCAACCACCAAACCACTGGCTCACGTTGAACATTCTCCTTTGTCACCCAACTTTAAAGGGAAAACTGAGACTTTAGAAGAcacaagacattttggacaagaTGTGGACAGCTGCTACTATGTCAGTGCAGAAGCTCCACTAGAGAACAACAAAAAAGTTATTGTGTTTGAGAAACTCCCCGTGGCTAAAGATTCGTCATCGCATGACCTGGAAAGTGATGATACATATGTACATATCAGATCACCCACCACTAGAGAGAAGATCTCCCTTAAAGCAGTAGTTGAACGGTGCAAAGCTTACCAGGAATCTGAAGAATACAGAAGCAGGGAGGAGAGCTACAAATCCGATGAATCTGTGGAACTTACCCTGGATTTATCAAATGGAGAAAACAAGCAAGAGCAAACTAGTGAACATAAGAGAGTCAAGAGTTTGCGAGAGAAATTTCAGACTCTCAATAGTTGCAAACATTCTGAACTTGATCAAAATTCCTAA